One window of Sporichthyaceae bacterium genomic DNA carries:
- a CDS encoding ABC transporter ATP-binding protein has translation MSALTTSAAAGASAATPVPVLSLTDVAKRYVTGAEIVSALQGVSLDIHVGQYVAIIGQSGSGKSTLMNILGCLDTPTSGTYRLAGQDVSTLDETRLAQVRNAEIGFVFQQFHLLATLSAWRNVELPLVYAGMDRPERKRLAMQALERVGLGHRVEHRPNELSGGQQQRVAVARALVTNPAMILADEPTGNLDSASTDDVLGLFADLHAAGSTIVLITHETEVASRASRRVKLSDGLIVSDESDDDAADLTHTSLNTLLGLPAQRGSWQ, from the coding sequence ATGAGCGCGCTGACCACATCCGCGGCCGCGGGCGCATCCGCGGCGACGCCGGTCCCAGTGCTGTCCCTGACCGACGTGGCCAAGCGCTACGTCACCGGCGCCGAGATCGTGTCGGCCCTGCAGGGTGTCTCGCTGGACATCCACGTCGGTCAGTACGTGGCCATCATCGGACAGTCCGGCTCGGGCAAGTCGACGCTGATGAACATCCTGGGTTGCCTCGACACCCCGACCTCCGGGACGTACCGGCTGGCCGGACAGGACGTGTCGACCCTGGATGAGACCCGCCTGGCCCAGGTCCGCAACGCCGAGATCGGCTTCGTGTTCCAGCAGTTCCACCTGCTGGCCACGCTCTCGGCCTGGCGCAACGTGGAACTGCCGCTGGTCTACGCCGGCATGGATCGCCCGGAGCGCAAGCGCCTGGCGATGCAGGCTCTGGAGCGCGTGGGCCTCGGCCACCGCGTCGAGCACCGCCCCAACGAGCTCTCCGGCGGTCAGCAGCAGCGCGTGGCCGTGGCCCGCGCGTTGGTGACCAACCCGGCGATGATCCTGGCCGACGAGCCGACCGGAAACCTGGACTCGGCGTCCACGGACGACGTGCTCGGCCTGTTCGCCGACCTGCACGCGGCCGGTTCCACGATCGTGCTGATCACGCACGAGACGGAGGTCGCGTCGCGCGCCTCGCGTCGAGTGAAGCTCAGCGACGGCCTGATCGTCTCCGACGAGTCCGACGACGACGCCGCCGACCTCACCCACACGTCGCTCAACACGCTGCTGGGCCTGCCGGCTCAGCGAGGGAGCTGGCAATGA
- the cwsA gene encoding cell wall synthesis protein CwsA, which translates to MSMTIDTADSAGAEAQPGAEEKRRRRLMRRKAAAPTAAELARPKRRGRKKWVAAGLAVVLLAGGGSAWALTRGGTSTPAPTSRTITSTIATGSVSKSVQASGTVAAANVADLTFPSAGTVNSVKVTVGESVTKGQALASIDRTSLQLAVNAAQASYNQTAAQLSSAQANLAADKAALAALKASASTSTGPTGATGTSGSTTSAADLATQEANEQAQIDSADAQIAGEQSQLAGAQDKLNSANTDLAGATITSPITGTVSAVNISVGDTASGSGGGSSSGGSGSGGGGSSHGTGTSAVSPSATTSSSAAIEVVNLKSWVVNATVSGADLDSIKVGQEATITTSGSNQPVFGTVASVGVTASSTSGGAAQFPVTINVTGSPTTLHPGDTATVAITTQQLNDVLTVPTAAITTVNGQTMVTKVVNGSPQQVPVTLGASYGQQTVVTSGLSDGDQVQFTITSLAGNRTGGTGTGRTGRTGTGTGTGTGGTRTGGTTTGGFGGGGFGGGAG; encoded by the coding sequence ATGAGCATGACCATCGACACCGCGGACTCGGCGGGCGCGGAAGCGCAGCCGGGCGCGGAGGAGAAGCGGCGACGCAGATTGATGCGTCGCAAGGCAGCGGCACCGACCGCGGCCGAATTGGCGCGACCGAAACGTCGCGGCCGTAAGAAGTGGGTAGCCGCCGGCCTGGCCGTCGTGCTGCTCGCCGGCGGTGGCAGCGCGTGGGCGCTGACCCGCGGCGGGACCAGCACGCCTGCGCCGACCTCGCGGACCATCACCTCGACGATCGCGACGGGCAGCGTCTCCAAGAGCGTCCAGGCCTCGGGCACGGTGGCCGCGGCCAACGTCGCGGACCTGACGTTCCCGAGCGCCGGCACCGTGAACTCGGTGAAGGTGACCGTCGGTGAGAGCGTCACCAAGGGCCAGGCGCTCGCGTCGATCGACAGGACGTCGTTGCAGCTGGCGGTCAATGCCGCGCAGGCGTCGTACAACCAGACCGCCGCGCAGCTGAGCTCGGCGCAGGCCAACCTCGCGGCCGACAAGGCAGCGCTGGCCGCGCTGAAGGCCTCGGCGTCGACGTCGACCGGGCCGACCGGCGCGACCGGGACCTCGGGCTCGACCACCTCCGCGGCCGACCTGGCCACGCAGGAGGCGAACGAGCAGGCCCAGATCGACAGCGCCGACGCGCAGATCGCGGGCGAGCAGTCGCAGCTGGCAGGCGCGCAGGACAAGCTGAACTCCGCGAACACCGACCTGGCCGGGGCGACGATCACCTCCCCGATCACCGGGACGGTCTCGGCGGTGAACATCTCGGTCGGCGACACGGCCTCCGGCAGCGGGGGCGGCAGCTCCTCCGGCGGGTCCGGCAGCGGCGGCGGCGGGAGCAGCCACGGCACCGGTACCTCCGCGGTGAGCCCGAGCGCGACGACCTCGTCGAGCGCGGCCATCGAGGTGGTCAACCTCAAGTCGTGGGTGGTCAACGCGACGGTGTCCGGCGCGGACCTCGACTCGATCAAGGTCGGCCAGGAAGCCACGATCACCACCAGCGGCTCGAACCAGCCGGTCTTCGGCACGGTCGCCTCGGTCGGCGTCACCGCGTCCTCGACCTCCGGAGGCGCGGCGCAGTTCCCGGTCACGATCAACGTCACCGGTAGCCCGACCACCCTGCACCCCGGGGACACGGCCACGGTCGCGATCACGACTCAGCAACTGAACGACGTGCTGACCGTGCCGACCGCCGCGATCACGACGGTCAACGGCCAGACCATGGTGACCAAGGTGGTCAACGGTTCGCCGCAGCAGGTCCCGGTCACCCTCGGCGCCAGCTACGGCCAGCAGACCGTGGTGACCTCCGGCCTGTCCGACGGTGACCAGGTCCAGTTCACGATCACCAGCCTGGCGGGCAACCGCACCGGCGGCACCGGCACCGGTCGCACCGGTCGGACCGGCACCGGCACCGGGACCGGCACCGGTGGCACCCGCACGGGTGGCACCACGACCGGCGGCTTCGGCGGCGGCGGCTTCGGTGGGGGTGCCGGATGA